The genomic DNA ACGGTGCAGGAATTATCGAAGCAATTGAAGAGAAAGAAATATTAGGTACTTCACGTCAATATTGTGTGATACGCATCATTAGTAAAGATATGCAAGTAATGCTTCCGATGGAACAATTAAAAAAATCAGGTATTCGTTATATCGTTGATCGAGGTACGTTAGATGATATACTTCTTGAATTTCAAAACGGGGAGTCAGACCCATCACTCTCATGGAAACAAAGATATACAATGAATATGGAAAAAATGAAAAATGGCAATTTACAAGATAGCGCAGAAGTGGTTCGGGATTTACTTCGCCGTAATAAAGAGAGAACATTAAATGCGAGCGAAAAACAAATGCTAGATAATGCCCGAAAAATGATGATTAGCGAAGTCGCGCTCGTACAAAATGTTACTGAACATCAAGCAACAGAATTTCTTCAAGATACAATTAATCATTAAATTTAAAATAGCTGAACGCTATTTTTTTTGTAAAAAGGACAAAGAGATAAAACTCTTTGTCCTTTTCATATTACCCACGCCCAGCTTGAAACGATGGATATAACGTCATTCCACCATCTGCAAATAGCGTAATTCCCGTTACATAACTCGCCTCTGAAGAAGCAAGCCAAGTTGCTACCGCTGCAATTTCTTCAGGTTTTCCAATATAGCCCATCGGTATCATACTTTCTACGTCAGCACGCTGCTTTGGATCAGCAAATTTTTCTGCATTTATCGGCGTATTAATTGCACCTGGCCCAATATTATTTACTCGAATACCTTTTGACGCATATTCTAGCGCTAACGTTTCTGTCATCAGTTTAATACCACCCTTACTTGCTGCATAGTGCACAAATAGTGGCCACGGAATTTTCTCATGAACACTAGACATATTAATGACAGACCCTTTAATATCATGTTCTACAAAATATTTAATCGCTTCACGACTTCCTAAAAAAGCACCTGTTAAATTTGTATTAATTACCCTATTCCAATCTTCAAGCGGCATTTCATGCGACGGTACCGCGTTTTCTATCCCTGCATTATTAATCATAACGTCAAGCGTACCAAACTCTTTCACAGCAGATTGAATGAGATTCACAACATCTGATTCGACCGTTACATCACCTTTTACAGCAATCGCTTCGCCGCCTACCTTTTTAATTTCTTCTAACACACCATTTGCTTCTGATTCTCGTGAGCGATAATTAATAACCACTTTCGCTTTTTCCTTAGCAAACCTCACTCCCATCGCTCTTCCGAGACCAGTTGCTGATCCTGTAATAACGACAACTTTCCCTGCTAAATCACTATACATTTCTATACCTCCTTTAACTTTTGGCTATACCTAACATAATTCCGGCTGCAATAATAAAAACGATACCGACAACGATACCCGTTAATTGGCGTTTCGTTTTCTTTTCACCTAATATAAGAATCCCACCAAGCGTGGAAATAATAATTCCCATTTGCGATAGCGAGAAACTTGTTGCGACTCCAACACGCGGCTGCGAAATGAATAAAAACATATTTCCAGCTGCCCAAATTAATCCTGGAATAATATTTCGGATTGCATATTTATTAAATGGCTGATGTTTAAAGGTAAGCAAAATCCCACCTAACACCATACCAACTGCTTGTGGCAACAAAGCTGACCAACCATCTACGTTAAATAGTCTAATCACTACAACGTAAACTAAATAACCGACTGTTGAAATTAATAAAATTACGATACCTCTTTTAAAGTTTGCTGCTTGCTCTGCATTTTTTTCTTCTTCACTTTGAAGCGATGTTAAAATAACACCGATAATAATACAAACGAGCGCTAAAATCCCAAGGACGACCGATATTGTCGTGGACCATTCATGAAATACGATAACGCCAAATAAAGTCGTCGCAACTAATTGAAGTCCTGTTGAAATTGGCATCGTCCTCGAAACACCCATTAAATCAATACTTTTTAATTGATTCGCCTGACCAAGCGCCCAAAATAAACCTGAAACAACTCCAACTCCAATAACGGTAGGTGTTAATACTGGCTTCATAAAAATATAAACAACAATTGAGAAAATAAGTGCTCCAAACGTTGTTCCGAGCGTTTGACTATACGGTCCCCCGCCCAGTTTTACATTAAATAGCACAATACTTCCCCAAAATATAGCTGGTAAAATTGCTAAAAATATATCCATCGCCCATTACCTTTCTCTGTAAAATGTCATAAATTGAAACTTTAATCATCCCGCAAAATAGCGGAATAAGTTACCACTCTCAATCATTAGAATGAGCTTTCATTTTTTCTTTTTTGCGAGCACAAATCTTTTCTACAACATCATTAGAAACATTCTTTTCTCGCTCCACATTTTTTACCTTTATATGATCTAAATAATCCTCCAAAGTAAGTGTAACTTTGTCATTTGGGGGATTATGCGCCCCTTGAAAAGTAAGAAATTGTAGCGTCACTTCAAATCTAGGAACAAATTCATCTTTCCTGCCGAGACGCTTTATATTTATAACTGAATCACATTCATATTGATCTTTTGTCACTTGTCTAATAACCGAATAGTACCTATTCAATAAAGCACTCTCTAAAAGCTGTTCCCTTGATTCTTTCGCGAAAGAATCACTTGGAGAAGAGAAAAAGATAGAACATATCACTGTAATAATTACACATATTTTTTTCATAACGTCCTCCTTATCCTATAAGTTAGTGTTCTCAAAAACGCCATAAAAAAACGACTTCCCCTACTTAGGAAAGTCGTTTTAATGAATCCAATATTAACCACCACTCACTGGTGGAATTAGTGCAACAACATCACCAGATTGGACCCTGTCATCTTCATTTGCGTATTCTTCATTAATCGCAACCATAATTGGCTCTGAAACTGGTACATTATATTCTTTCGCAACAACATCTTTTAACTCTGCAACCGTAATATTTTCTTTCTCTATTTGTAATTCACTTGTCCCTGCTTCTTCTTGCAAGTGCGCAAATAACAATACTCGAATCATACTTATAGCTCCTTCCCAGGCTCTCCCGCCGGATATGGTGTTTTTTCTAATTGATCACCAATCCATGAGTCACCATCTTCCCAAAACTCCTTTTTCCAAATCGGAACAATTTGTTTTATGCGTTCCATAATATATTCGTTCGCTTCATAAGCCGCTTTACGGTGTGGTGTTGAAACAGCAACAACAACCGCTATATCAGAAATTTGCAACGTACCGATGCGATGTGTAATCGCAACATATGTATCCGGCCATTTCTCTTTCACTTCCAGGCCAATTTTCTCTAGCATCTTTTCTGCCATCGTCTTATAAGCAACATACTCTAAGTATAATGTACGACGCCCTTTCGTAAACTCTCTAACGGTTCCAATAAATGTTGTAACAGCACCGCATTCACGTCGAATCACTTTCTTCGTTACCTCTTCAATCAAGATTTCTGTATTAATTACTTCATAATATGTATTTGTCATTTCGCACTCCTAACCGTTTGTAAAAACCAGTCTATGTACAACTCTTCTTCTGTTATATGAAATACTTTATATTCTTCTCGTATATTTGCCGGGGCATCATACCACGTAATAATCGCTACTATATTTTCTACTTTATGTAAAAGCTCAACGTCTTCCGCAGAACGAAGTAACACTACTTTCGGGTAGTTCTCTTTTTTATAGCCCTCTATTAAAATTGTATCCACTTCAAAAAACTCATATAAGCGAATAATTTCTTGCAAGGACCATTTCTTTCTTAGTGAAGAAAGTGAAAGCAATCCAGCACCTTCTACACTACTTACGACAGCACCAGCTTTACGGTGTCTTTCGCTATCTTTTTGCGCTACTTCTGGAAAACCTCCGTGCCCGTGATGTTTAATGGTAGCAACCTTCATTTCCCGTTCAGCTAATGCATGCACTATTTTCTCCACAAGCGTTGTTTTTCCGCTATTTTGATATCCTACTATTTGTAAGATTGAAGTGGCTTTGCCCATGGCCAATCACATCCCTCAGAGTGCTCTAACAATAATACAGATACTTTCATCCCGGTCTCAAATCCTCTCGTTCCTCCAGGTAACACAATAAAAGCATTCGCATCTGCAAGTGAAGATACTGCACTCGATTTATCTAAACCGACCGGCATCGCTTGTAACGCCCCGTCCACAATCGTTACGTTTGCTCTTACGAAACGAGTAAATGGATTTGGCTTTGGAAAATCTTTTTGTAAAATAGCATCCGCTCTATATACGTGAGGTTCCTTCGCATACAAATACGTTTTTATAATTGGTTGCACAAATAATTCAAAGCCTACATAACAAGCAGACGGATTTCCTGATAAACCGAAAAGTAACTTCCCATCAAATTCAGCTACTGTCGTTACACTTCCAGGTCTCATGGCTATTTTATTAAAGAGTACATTCGCCTGTAACCTTTCATAAATAGCTGGTAAGTAGTCATAATCTCCTACCGATACACCGCCAGTTGTAATTAAAATGTCGACCTCATCCATCGCTAATTGAATAGCTGTAAAACATGCATCTAACTCATCCGCGAGTTGACCATAATAACGAACTTTCCCGCCAGCTTTCATAATTTGAGCTGCGATCATATACGAGTTACTATTTCTAATTTTCCCCGGTTCTAACGGCTCATGTACTTCTAATAATTCACTCCCTGTCGTTACAATACCGACAACAGGCTGTTTTATAACTTTCACAGTGCTATATCCAAACGTTGCTAGTAAGGCCGCAACTCCTGGATTAATTGCCACACCTTTCTTAACGAGAACTTGATTTTGTTTTATATCTTCTCCTTTAAACGACACATTGTCACCGTTATTAAAAGGGCGTTTTAACTTCATATATGTTTTTCCGTTCTTCTCAAATCCTTCTGTCAGCTCTAGCATTACAACTGCATTGCAATCTTCTGGAATAGCTGCTCCTGTCATAATTCGAATCGCTTCAAAAGCTCCTACTTCTTCTAAAAAAACAGAACCCGCCCCGATCTCTCCTATTACTTCAAATTCAACTGGATTCTCTTGGGTTGCTCCTTTCGTATCTTCTGCTCGAATGGCGAAACCGTCGTAAGGGGAACGATCAAAATGAGGAACTTCATGATCTGAGACAACATCTTCCCCGAGAATTCTCCCGTAACTTTCCGTAATAGAAATTTCTTCTACTTCACCATGCTTCGCATATTTCATTACCCGTTCTACTGCTTCAGCAACTTGAATTGGAATTCGTTTTTCTACCATCGTTTCTCACCTCATATTTGCAATTTTTTTTATCTCGATTAAACTTTATGTATTCAATAGAAATTACTTCAAGGAGGAATTCCATGTCTTCATTTACACATTTTAATGACCAAGGACGCGCAAAAATGGTTGATATAAGTGACAAAAAAGCAACCGTTCGAACAGCAATTGCGTGCTCTAGCATTGTCGTTACGAAAGAAATTTACGATAAAATCTCTCACAATGAAATTGGGAAAGGTGACGTATTAGCAGTTGCGCAAATCGCAGGCATTATGGCTGCGAAACGAACTTCTGATATTATCCCAATGTGCCATCCTTTATTATTAAAAGGTGTTGACGTTTCTTTTGATTGGAAACAATCAGAAGAACAATATCGTTTACTCATTGAAGTAAAAGTTAAAACAGAAGGTAGCACCGGTGTTGAAATGGAAGCTTTAACAGCTGCTTCCGCTACCGCTCTTACTGTGTATGATATGTGTAAAGCTGTCGATAAAGGTATGATTATCGGCGAAACATACTTACTTGAAAAAACAGGTGGAAAAAGTGGAGATTATACGAGAAATTCATAATCCTCTCTCCGTTGAACCTAAAGGATTTCCTTTAGGTTCAACCTATATATCTTGCATATAAACTTTTCGCTACATTCATATCATTCGTCCCATGAATGAACGCCCTGCCATCTGTAAATAAAACAAAACGATATTCTTCTACCGGAAATGATAATAGATAAGGTGTCGCCTTTATCTCTACACTTCTTTGTAAGCGCTTTTTAATTTCTTCTAAATTAAAATTCTTCCGCACACCCGGGCGAATTTGTACTGTATTTCGCCCACATAACACTTCTGTTTTTGTTTGTGCTTCAAATGTTAAACTCGGATATGTACGTAACCTTCCGCAAGATAAACAAGTATCTTTTTTCTGCCTATTCACTTTAAATGCCAT from Bacillus cereus G9842 includes the following:
- a CDS encoding CarD family transcriptional regulator, whose amino-acid sequence is MEVDDLFQIGDKIVYPMHGAGIIEAIEEKEILGTSRQYCVIRIISKDMQVMLPMEQLKKSGIRYIVDRGTLDDILLEFQNGESDPSLSWKQRYTMNMEKMKNGNLQDSAEVVRDLLRRNKERTLNASEKQMLDNARKMMISEVALVQNVTEHQATEFLQDTINH
- a CDS encoding glucose 1-dehydrogenase, whose protein sequence is MYSDLAGKVVVITGSATGLGRAMGVRFAKEKAKVVINYRSRESEANGVLEEIKKVGGEAIAVKGDVTVESDVVNLIQSAVKEFGTLDVMINNAGIENAVPSHEMPLEDWNRVINTNLTGAFLGSREAIKYFVEHDIKGSVINMSSVHEKIPWPLFVHYAASKGGIKLMTETLALEYASKGIRVNNIGPGAINTPINAEKFADPKQRADVESMIPMGYIGKPEEIAAVATWLASSEASYVTGITLFADGGMTLYPSFQAGRG
- the glcU gene encoding glucose uptake protein GlcU; the encoded protein is MDIFLAILPAIFWGSIVLFNVKLGGGPYSQTLGTTFGALIFSIVVYIFMKPVLTPTVIGVGVVSGLFWALGQANQLKSIDLMGVSRTMPISTGLQLVATTLFGVIVFHEWSTTISVVLGILALVCIIIGVILTSLQSEEEKNAEQAANFKRGIVILLISTVGYLVYVVVIRLFNVDGWSALLPQAVGMVLGGILLTFKHQPFNKYAIRNIIPGLIWAAGNMFLFISQPRVGVATSFSLSQMGIIISTLGGILILGEKKTKRQLTGIVVGIVFIIAAGIMLGIAKS
- a CDS encoding DUF3888 domain-containing protein: MKKICVIITVICSIFFSSPSDSFAKESREQLLESALLNRYYSVIRQVTKDQYECDSVINIKRLGRKDEFVPRFEVTLQFLTFQGAHNPPNDKVTLTLEDYLDHIKVKNVEREKNVSNDVVEKICARKKEKMKAHSND
- the moaD gene encoding molybdopterin converting factor subunit 1; this translates as MIRVLLFAHLQEEAGTSELQIEKENITVAELKDVVAKEYNVPVSEPIMVAINEEYANEDDRVQSGDVVALIPPVSGG
- the moaE gene encoding molybdopterin synthase catalytic subunit MoaE → MTNTYYEVINTEILIEEVTKKVIRRECGAVTTFIGTVREFTKGRRTLYLEYVAYKTMAEKMLEKIGLEVKEKWPDTYVAITHRIGTLQISDIAVVVAVSTPHRKAAYEANEYIMERIKQIVPIWKKEFWEDGDSWIGDQLEKTPYPAGEPGKEL
- the mobB gene encoding molybdopterin-guanine dinucleotide biosynthesis protein B, translated to MAMGKATSILQIVGYQNSGKTTLVEKIVHALAEREMKVATIKHHGHGGFPEVAQKDSERHRKAGAVVSSVEGAGLLSLSSLRKKWSLQEIIRLYEFFEVDTILIEGYKKENYPKVVLLRSAEDVELLHKVENIVAIITWYDAPANIREEYKVFHITEEELYIDWFLQTVRSAK
- a CDS encoding molybdopterin molybdotransferase MoeA — translated: MVEKRIPIQVAEAVERVMKYAKHGEVEEISITESYGRILGEDVVSDHEVPHFDRSPYDGFAIRAEDTKGATQENPVEFEVIGEIGAGSVFLEEVGAFEAIRIMTGAAIPEDCNAVVMLELTEGFEKNGKTYMKLKRPFNNGDNVSFKGEDIKQNQVLVKKGVAINPGVAALLATFGYSTVKVIKQPVVGIVTTGSELLEVHEPLEPGKIRNSNSYMIAAQIMKAGGKVRYYGQLADELDACFTAIQLAMDEVDILITTGGVSVGDYDYLPAIYERLQANVLFNKIAMRPGSVTTVAEFDGKLLFGLSGNPSACYVGFELFVQPIIKTYLYAKEPHVYRADAILQKDFPKPNPFTRFVRANVTIVDGALQAMPVGLDKSSAVSSLADANAFIVLPGGTRGFETGMKVSVLLLEHSEGCDWPWAKPLQSYK
- the moaC gene encoding cyclic pyranopterin monophosphate synthase MoaC, whose translation is MSSFTHFNDQGRAKMVDISDKKATVRTAIACSSIVVTKEIYDKISHNEIGKGDVLAVAQIAGIMAAKRTSDIIPMCHPLLLKGVDVSFDWKQSEEQYRLLIEVKVKTEGSTGVEMEALTAASATALTVYDMCKAVDKGMIIGETYLLEKTGGKSGDYTRNS